The DNA region GTTCGACGAACCAGTGGCACGTGGCGGCACAAGCAGGTCGAGCGCTTCACCGGCGTCCCTCATCCGCCCTCACTGCGTTCGGGCACCTTCTCCCGCAAAGGGGCCGGAGAAGGAGGCGCGCTAATCCCGCTCCGATTCCCTCTCAATCGGCACCTCGGGCGCCTCTTCCGGCTTCGCGATGTCGGTATGGAATCCGCGCCAGAGATCGAGGCCTTCGAGCTTGCCAGTGGCGATGTCGTCGATGAGGCTGCGCACAAAAGCGAGCTCGGCCTCCTTGAGCCTCGAGCGATATTCGGCCTCGACATAGAAGAGGCGCGGCAGCTCGGGTGATAGCAGCCCGCGCAAGGAGGCGGCCTGCGCGATCTCGATCTCGAGGCGCTTGCGGCGTTCGTCGAGGAGCTTCACCACATCCTCCGGCGACAGCACCGGCATCAGCGACAGCCCGGCCTCGAACTGGGTGAATTCCTTGGTGGGCTCGGATAAGAGCTCGCTCAGCCAGTCGATCAGCTCGACCCGGCCGGCGTCGGTAAGGCGATAAACGGTGCGCTCGGGACGGTTGCCCTCGCGCATCGTCTCGCTGGCGACGATCAGGCGGCGGCGCTGCAAGCCTTCGACGACCGCATAGAGCGAGCCGTAATTGAGCTTGATGCTCTCATCCTTGTGGCGCTCGCGCAGCGTCGTCGCCATCTCGTATGGGTGCATCGGCCGCTCGAAGAGGCAGGACAGCACCGCGAGCGCCAGAGGGTTCGAGGATTTGCGGCTCATGCGGCTCCGCGTTGCAATTCGCCCAAATGAGGTCGGTCCAGACCAACTCGATCGAAGCCAACTCCATTCAGGAGCTGGCGATCGATCGGCCGACACAGCACACGGGCCAACGCCTGCGTCAAGACGTCTGTCGCATCCTCGACCGCGCCAACCGAACGCCAGGCGATGAAGCCGTCCGGCCGCAGCAGCACGGCGCCTTGCGGCCCGACCCCAAAATTCGCCGTGAAGCTCGCCTCGCACTCGATCAGATCGGTGCCGATGCGATAGACGCTCACCGGCAGCTCCATGGCGAGCTCGCGCCCGGCCTTTTCGAAGCCCTGAGCTTGCGGCCCGACCAGGAGCGCGAAACCCGATTGGATCAGGTCGAGCGTCGAGACGAGCTTGCCGTCCGTCTCGAGGACGAGATGCGCCGCGCGCGTGCCCGGCCTGCCGCTCGGCTGCATCGGATTCTCGGATGATGCGCCGTCATCGGGGCCGTCCTGCAGGATCGCCGCGGAGCGATAGCGATAGCCGAAGGCGACACCGAAATAGTCCGCCTCGGCATTCTCCCCGCCGAGATCCTTGCGGTCGGGGCGCATGCGGGCGGCGTAAGTCGCGGTCTGGAGCGCGACCGTCCGCTCGCCCACCGGCTGGCGCTCCTGCGCATAGGTCGCGAGCAGGTCGGAACCCGCCTCGCCCTTCAGCACCATGGCGAGCTTCCAGGCGATGTCGAAGCCGTCCTGGATCGCGGTCTGGCCGCCGAGGCCGCCGGTCGGCGGCATGGTGTGGGCCGCATCGCCCGCAAGGAAGACGCGTCGCGTGCCGAAGCGGTTCGCGACTTGCGACGCCATCTCCCAGGCGATCACCTCGATGATGCGCGGCTCGACCTGATCGGCGCCGAGCGCCGCGCGGATCAGCACGACGCAGCGTGCTTTTGTGAAATCCTCGCGGCTTTCGCGCGCCGGGTCGTATTCGACCGAGACCAGGGCGCGCCCATCGAGGTCCGGGCTGATATAGACGCCGGTGAAGCCCGGATTCTGCAGGTAATAGAGCACCATGCCCTGCTGGCTCAGCGGCAGGTCATCGGCGCTGAAGACGACCGCCATATTGTGCGAGAGCGTGCCTTGGCCATTGAGGCCGATGCCGAGAAGATTGCGCACCAGGCTGCGATTGCCGTCCGCCGCCACGACGTAATCGGCGCGGATGCGCTCCTCGGCGCCGCTCAGACGGTCGCGGATCAGCGCCTCGACGCCGTCCTCGTCCTCGCTGAGCGAGACGAGCTCGGTCGAGACGCGGATCTGCGCGCCATGCTCCTCCGCATAACGGCGCAGGATGGGCTCGATGCGGTCCTGCCCGGCCCCGCTCGCCCGGGCCGGGCTGAAGGGCGCGGTGTCCCAAGCGCCGCGCGGCAGGATGGTCTTGATCTCGCGACCGGTGACGCTCTCGGCGATGACGATCTTGAAATCCTGCATGCTGTTGCCGCCGGCGGCCACGAGCTCGTCCTCGAGCCCCATCAGACGCAACAGCTCCATGGAACGGAAATTGACGCTGCGGGCCCGCGGATGCTGCGAGGTCGAGGCGTGGCGCTCGACCAGCAGGGGCCGCAGGCCGCGCCAGGCGAGCGTCGCCGCAGCGGTGAGGCCGGCGAGACCGGCGCCGATGATGAGAACGGAGGGGGTGCGATCAGACATTGGGATTTCCTTCAAGCGTTCCTTCGAATGTTTGCGTATGTATATTCTTAATGGAATATTCTGTCAATAGCGATCTGGCCGGAGATCGCGGCTCGAACACGGGGGATGATTATGCCGAAATGCCGGGAGACGACGTTGGTGGCGCCGCGGCGCCCGTTCCGCCCTGCCTGTATTTGACCTGTATTATCAGGTGGAACAGGCGCATGGACGAAGGCGGTTCCCTCGCTGCGCTCGGGAACGCCTCTCCCCGTGATCCTCGGAACAAGTCCGAGGAGGGCGAGGTGGAGGGCGCCGGCGCCCCCAAATCCGCGCAACCCAAACCTTGACTCCGCCAAGGCTGCCGCATACATCGAGCCCCGATTGGCACTCGCGCCTGGCGGGTGCTAACAGACGAGCCCGGCAAGGGCCGAGCGCCATCTTAAATGGAGAGGACTTTCATGAAGTTTCGTCCGCTGCACGACCGAGTCGTCGTTCGCCGCCTCGAGGGCGAGGAAAAGACCAAGGGCGGCATCATCATTCCCGACACCGCCAAGGAGAAGCCGCAAGAGGGCGAGATCATCGCGGTGGGCTCCGGCGCCCGCGACGAGAGCGGCAAGCTCGTTCCGCTCGACGTCAAGGCCGGCGATCGCATCCTGTTCGGCAAGTGGTCCGGCACCGAGGTGAAGATCGACGGCGAGGATCTCCTCATCATGAAGGAGAGCGACATCATGGGCGTGCTCGAGATGTCGGCCTCTCGCAAGAAGGCCGCCTGAGGCGACCTCGTCCCACCATCCGATCATTTTTCTTCAGGAGTAGAGGCATATGGCTGCTAAGGAAGTCCGTTTTTCGGGCGATGCGCGCGACAGGATGCTGCGCGGCATCGACATTCTGGCGAACGCGGTCCGCGTCACGCTCGGCCCCAAGGGCCGCAACGTCGTGCTCGACAAGAGCTTCGGCGCACCTCGCATCACCAAGGACGGCGTGACCGTCGCCAAGGAGATCGAGCTCGAGGACAAGTTCGAGAACATGGGCGCCCAGATGGTGCGCGAAGTGGCCTCGAAGACCAATGACAATGCCGGCGACGGCACCACGACCGCGACCGTTTTGGCCCATGCGATCGTGCGCGAAGGCGCCAAATACGTGGCGGCCGGCATGAACCCGATGGACCTCAAGCGCGGCGTCGATCTCGCCGTGACCGAGGCCGTCAAGGCGATCGAGAAGTCCTCCAAGAAGGTGAAGGACTCCCATGAGGTCGCGCAGGTCGGCACGATTTCGGCCAATGGCGACACCTCGATCGGCAAGATGATCGCCGAGGCGATGCAGAAGGTCGGCAATGAGGGCGTGATCACGGTCGAGGAGGCAAAGAGCCTCGAGACCGAGCTCGACGTCGTCGAAGGCATGCAGTTCGATCGCGGCTATCTCTCGCCTTACTTCATCACCAATGCCGAGAAGATGGTGGCCGAGCTCGAGGACCCCTACATCCTCATCCACGAGAAGAAGCTGTCCTCGCTGCAGGCGATGCTCCCCGTCCTCGAGGCGGTGGTGCAGACCGGCAAGCCGCTCCTCATCGTCGCCGAGGACGTCGAGGGCGAGGCGCTCGCCACGCTCGTCGTCAACAAGCTGCGCGGCGGCCTCAAGGTCGCGGCCGTGAAGGCGCCGGGCTTCGGTGACCGCCGCAAGGCCATGCTCGAGGACATCGCGGTCCTGACCGCCGGCGAGATGATCGCCGAAGACCTCGGCATCAAGCTCGAGAACGTGACGCTCCAGATGCTCGGTCGCGCCAAGAAGGTGCGCATCGAGAAGGAGAACACCACGATCATCGACGGCGCCGGCAAGAAGGTGCAGATCCAGGCCCGCGTCGCTCAGATCAAGGCCCAGATCGAGGAGACCACCTCCGACTATGACCGCGAGAAGCTCCAGGAGCGTCTTGCCAAGCTCGCGGGCGGCGTCGCGGTGATCCGCGTCGGCGGCGCGACCGAGGTCGAGGTGAAAGAGAAGAAGGACCGCGTCGACGACGCGCTCAACGCCACCCGCGCTGCGGTGGAAGAGGGCGTGGTGCCGGGCGGCGGTGTCGCTCTGCTGCGTGCCAGGCGCGCGGTCGCCACGCTCAAGAGCGAGAATGACGACGTGCAGGCCGGCATCAACATCGTGCTCAAGGCGCTCGAATCTCCGATCCGCCAGATCGCCGAGAATGCCGGCGTCGAGGGCTCGATCGTGGTCGGCAAGATCAGCGACTCGAAGTCGGCGACCTTCGGCTTCAACGCCCAGACCGAGCAGTATGTCGACATGATCGAGGCGGGCATCATCGACCCGGCCAAGGTCGTGCGTCACGCCCTGCAGGATGCGGCTTCGGTCGCCTCGCTCCTGATCACGACGGAGGCGATGATCGCCGATCGTCCGAAGAAGGAATCCGCGGCTCCGGCGATGCCGGGCGGCGGCGGCATGGGCGGCATGGACTTCTGATCCATCCCGACATCGAGACCAACAAGAAGGCCCCGGAGCGATCCGGGGCCTTCTTGCTTTTCGGGCGTGGGGGCCGGCTGGAAGCCGGCGGTCCGGCGTGATTGGACCGCCGGCTTCCAGCCGGCACTCCGGCCCTTGCGAACCGCGGCGGCGCCGCGCACCCTGGCGAGGGGCGACCGGGTCGGTCGTGTTCCCGGAGGGCAGCATCCATGACGCCGGAACAGGTCCGCCGCATCGCGCTCGCTTTGCCGCATAGCGAGGAGAGCTCGCATATGGGCCAGCCGGATTTCCGGGTGGGCGGCAAGATCTTCGCGACCTTGCCGGCCGGACGTGGCCTCGCCATGGCCAAGCTCGCGCCCGAGCAGCAGGAGATGCTGTGCGCGGCCGAGCCCGGCATCTTCACGCCGGTGCCTGGAGGCTGGGGGCGGCGCGGCGCGACCCGTATTCGCCTCCGGGCGGCCGACGAGGCAGCTCTGCGCAGCGCCTTGCTGATGGCCTGGCGCAATGTCGCGCCGAAAAAACTCGTCGCCGAGCTCGACGGCGCGCGCGCTGCCGCGGCGCCCATCCGCCTGCGTCGCGCCAAGGCCGAGGAGGCCGAAGCCATCAGCCGCATGATCGTGCGCGCCCTGAAGCAGAGCAATGCGCGAGATTACGGCCCCGCCGCGATCGCCCGCATGGCCGCTGATTTCTCGGCGCCTAAGATCGCCAGGCATATGCGCGAGCGCCTCGTCTATGTGGCGGTGAGAGGACCTGCGATCGCCGGCACCATCAGCCTGTCCGCCGAGAGGATCAATTCGGTCTTCGTCGACCCGTCGCATCAAGGGCGCGGCATCGGCCTGAAGATGATGCGCTTCGTCGAGGCCCTGGCGCGCCGGCAGGGGCGCGAGCGCGTCTGCCTCTCCTCCTCGCTCACGGCCGTGAATTTCTATCGCAAGCTCGGCTATGAGGGCGAGGAGCGCCAGCTGAAGCACGGCGTCGAGACCATCCTGGTGGGCAAGGCGCTGCAGGCCCGCCGCGCGGTCATTCGCGGCTGACCCGGCAATCGTGTTTGTGGCCGAAATCGTCGCATCCGCTCCGGGTTGCGCGGCCTGACACCCTGTGTTACGCGACCTGCACCTGAAGGCCGCCGCCGCATGCGCGGACCGGCGGACTTTGGCGTGATTTCAACTTCGGCGTGATTTCAACATTGGCGCATGAGCTGTGGCCGGGTTCGGACCCAAGCGGCGCGCCGGCAGCGACGGGATCGAGCGTGGCTCAAGTCGAAACGAGCATGTCGGGCGTGGCCGGCCGCTATGCCGCCGCGTTGTTTGAGCTTGCCTGCGAAAGCGGCAAGACGGAGGCCGTATCGGGCGATCTCAAGCGCTTCGCCGGCTTTATCGACGGGAGCGCCGATCTGCGGCGGCTCGTCGCCAGCCCGGTGTTCACGGCCGAGCAGCAGCAGGCCGCGGTCGGCGCTATCCTGGACAAAGCGGAGATCGGCGGCATCGCGGCGAATTTCATCCGGCTCGTGGCGCAGAAGCGCCGCCTGTTCGTACTCCCCGCGATGATGCGCGCCTATGAGGCGCTGCTCGCCGCGAAGAAGGGGATCGTGCCCGCCGAGGTCACCGTCGCCGAGGCGATGCCCGATCAATTGCTCGCCGAACTGAAATCGGCGCTCGCCAAGACGGCCGGCAAGGATGTGTCCCTCGCCGTGAAGATCAATCCCGACATCATCGGCGGCATGGTCGTGAAGCTCGGCCACCGCATGTTCGATGCGTCCTTGAAAACCAAGCTCAACGCGCTGCGCGTTGCGATGCGAGAGGTCAACTGATGGATATCCGCGCCGCAGAAATTTCCGCTATCCTGAAGGAGCAGATCAAGAATTTCGGCCAGGAGGCGGAAGTCTCCGAAGTCGGCCAGGTTCTTTCGGTCGGTGACGGCATCGCGCGCTGCTATGGCCTCGACAAGGTCCAGGCCGGCGAGATGGTCGAGTTCGAGAACGGCACGCGCGGCATGGCGCTCAATCTCGAGACCGACAATGTCGGCGTCGTGATCTTCGGCTCCGACCAGGAGATCAAGGAAGGCCAGACGGTCAAGCGCACCGGCGCCATCGTGGACGTGCCGGTCGGCAAGGGCCTGCTCGGCCGCGTGGTCGACGCGCTCGGCAACCCGATCGACGGCAAGGGGCCGATCCAGTCGAGCGAGCGGCGCCGCGTCGACGTCAAGGCGCCCGGCATCATCCCGCGCAAATCCGTGCATGAGCCGATGGCGACCGGCCTCAAGGCCATCGACGCCCTCATCCCGATCGGGCGCGGCCAGCGCGAGCTGATCATCGGCGACCGCCAAACCGGCAAGACCGCCGTCGCCCTCGACACCATCCTCAACCAGAAGCCGCTCAACCAGGGCAATGACGAGAGCCAGAAGCTCTATTGCGTCTATGTGGCGATCGGCCAGAAGCGCTCGACCGTGGCGCAATTCGTCAAGGTGCTCGAAGAGCATGGCGCGCTCGAATATTCGATCATCGTGGCGGCGACCGCCTCCGATCCCGCCCCGATGCAGTTCCTCGCCCCCTTCTCGGGCTGCACCATGGGCGAGTTCTTCCGCGACAACGGCATGCATGCCGTGATGATCTATGACGATCTCTCCAAGCAGGCCGTCGCTTATCGCCAGATGTCGCTCCTGCTGCGCCGCCCGCCCGGCCGCGAAGCCTATCCGGGCGACGTGTTCTACCTGCATTCGCGCCTGCTCGAGCGGGCAGCGAAGCTCAACGAGGCCAACAAGGCCGGCTCCTTGACGGCGCTGCCGATCATCGAGACGCAGGCGAACGACGTGTCGGCCTATATCCCGACCAATGTCATCTCGATCACCGACGGCCAGATCTTCCTCGAGACCGATCTGTTCTTCCAGGGCATCCGGCCGGCCGTGAATGTCGGCCTCTCGGTGTCGCGCGTCGGCTCCTCGGCACAGACCAAAGCGATGAAGAAGGTCGCCGGCAAGATCAAGGGCGAGCTCGCCCAATATCGCGAGATGGCGGCCTTCGCCCAGTTCGGTTCGGATCTCGACGCCACGACCCAGCGCCTCCTGAACCGTGGCGCGCGCCTGACCGAGCTGCTCAAGCAGGCTCAGTTCTCGCCGCTGAAGATGGAAGAGCAGGTCTGCGTGATCTATGCCGGCGTCAACGGCTATCTCGATCCGCTCGCCCTCAACCGGGTCAAGGCCTTCGAAGACGGGCTTCTCGCGACGCTGCGCTCGAGCCACGCCGATATCCTCGAGGATATCCGCGCCACGAAGGACCTCACGGATGCGACCGGCGCCAAACTCAAGGGCGTCGTCGAGAGCTTCACGAAGTCGTTCGCCTGAGGTCGGGGCGCGAGCGCGGATGCGATGAACTATGTTGATCAGTCGCTCGGCGAAGGCGAAGTCGTCAGACATGTCACCCGCAAGCACTGGATCATCTTCGTGGTGCCGGTCTTCCAGATCGTCATCGCGCTCATCCTCGCCGGCCTCGGCTACAAGATCGGCGATATCTGGGTTTGGTTCGGCTGGCTGATGAAGATGTTGGGTCTGATCCTGCTCATCCTCGGCGCCCTGCATTTCCTCGGGGCGTGGCTTGTGCGCGTCACCACCGAGCTCGCCGTGACCGACCGCAAGGTGATCGGCAAATGGGGGCTGATCGCGCGGCGCACCATCGAGCAGCGCCTGCAGAAAGTCGATTCGATCGAGGTCGAGCAGACGATCCTCGGCCGCATCCTCGGCTACGGCACCGTCGAGGTGCGCGGCTCGGGCGTCAGCATGACGCCGCTGCGCCTGATCGGCGATCCCCTGACCTTCCGCCGCCGCGTCGAAGACGCGATGAATGCGGCCAAGACTTGAATGAATAGAGACCTTGAATGAATAAAGACCTGAGCGAGTAGAGACCTCATGCCGAGCTTGAAATCGCTGCGCACCCGCATCGCCTCCGTGAAGGCGACGCAGAAGATCACCAAGGCGATGCAGATGGTCGCGGCCGCGAAGCTGCGCCGGGCCCAGCTCGCCGCCGAGGCGGCGCGCCCCTATGCGTCACGCATGCAGCGCGTGCTGACCAATCTCGCCTCCGGCGTCCCGGCCACCTCGGCGCCGCCCCTGCTCGCCGGCACCGGTTCCGACAGGCGCCATCTCTTCGTCGTCTGCACCGCCGAGCGCGGCCTGTGCGGCGCTTTCAACTCCTCGATCGCACGCCTGGCGCGCGACCGTGCCAATGCGCTGATCGCCGAAGGCAAGAGCGTCAAGTTCATCTGCGTCGGCAAAAAGGGCTTCGACCAGCTCAAGCGGCAGTTCGAGAAGGACATCCACGAGGTCGTCGACCTGCGCGCAGTCAAGCAGATCGGTTTCGGCAACGCCCAGGCGATCGGCCAGAAGGTGATCGAGCGCTTCGAGAACAGCGAATACGACGTTGCGACCTTGTTCTATTCGCGCTTCCGCTCGGTGATCCAACAGATCCCGACGGCGCAGCGCATCATCCCGGCCGATACCAGCGCCGCGGAAGCTACGCCGGACACGGCCGCGCCTGTGAATTACGAATTCGAGCCCGACGAAGCCGAGATCCTCTCCTCGCTGTTGCCGCGCAATGTCGGCGTGCAGATCTACCGCGCCCTCCTCGAGAACGTCGCCTCCGAGATGGGCGCCAAGATGAGCGCCATGGATTCGGCGACCCGCAATGCCGGCGAGATGATCAAGAAGCAGACGACTTTGTACAACCGCACCCGCCAGGCGATGATCACCAAGGAACTGATCGAGATCATCTCGGGCGCCGAGGCCCTGTAGCAGGACGAGTGGAGGCTTGATGATGCAACCGCTTTATCATACTGGCGCGACCTCCGAGGGCGGCCGCAACGGGCGCGCCAATCTCGCCGAGGGCGGGCTCGGCCTCGCCATGGCGCTGCCGAAATCGATGGGCGGCAACGGCAAGGGGGCTAATCCCGAGCAGCTGTTCGCGCTCGGCTATTCGGCTTGCTTCAACCAGGCCATCCTGGTGGTGGGCGGGCAGCACAAGGTCGATGTGCAGCGGGCCGAGGTGACCGTCGATGTCGACCTCGGCAAGACGGATGCCGGGGGCTTCGGCCTCTCGGTCGCCATCAAGGTGCGCCTGCCGGGCGTCGACGCGGCGAAAGCCAAGGAGATCGTCGACGGCGCCCACAAGATCTGTCCATATTCGAATGCGACGCGGGGCAATATCCCGGTCACGCTCGAAGTCGTCTGAGCTGAGGCTTTCGCCTCATACGCAATTCGCCTCAAAGGCAAGCTTTCTTGTCATAGGCAAGCTTTTTTGGAGCCTCGAGGCTTCGAGCGGAACGGGAGCAGTACATGGCTGAGAATTCGATTGGACGAGTGTCGCAGGTGATCGGCGCGGTCGTCGACGTGCATTTCGAAGGGCATCTGCCCGCGATCCTGAACTCGCTCGAGACCGACAATCGCGGCTCGCGCCTGGTGCTCGAAGTGGCGCAGCATCTCGGCGAATCCTCGGTGCGCTGCGTCGCCATGGATTCCACCGAAGGCCTGGTGCGCGGCCAGCTGGTGAAGGATACCGGCCTGCCGATCACCATCCCGGTCGGGGCTGGCACGCTCGGGCGCATCATGAACGTCATCGGCGAGCCGGTGGACGAGGAAGGCCCCATCCCGCATGAGGCGACGCGCGCCATCCACCAGCCCGCGCCCTCCTATGTCGAGCAGTCGACCGAGGCCCAGATCCTCGAGACCGGCATCAAGGTCGTCGACCTCTTGGCGCCCTACGCCAAGGGCGGCAAGATCGGCCTGTTCGGCGGCGCCGGCGTCGGCAAGACGGTGATCATCCAGGAGCTGATCAACAACATCGCCAAGGCCCATGGCGGCTATTCGGTGTTCGCCGGCGTCGGCGAGCGCACCCGCGAGGGCAACGACCTCTATCACGAGTTCATCGAATCGGGCGTCAACAAGAAGGGCGGCGGCGAAGGCTCGAAATGCGCCCTCGTCTATGGGCAGATGAACGAGCCGCCGGGAGCGCGTGCCCGCGTCGGCCTCACCGGTCTCACGGTCGCCGAGAGCTTCCGCGACGAGGGCCAGGATGTGCTGTTCTTCGTCGACAACATCTTCCGCTTCACGCAAGCCGGCTCCGAAGTGTCGGCCTTGCTCGGCCGTATCCCCTCGGCGGTCGGCTATCAGCCGACGCTCGCCACCGATATGGGCGCGCTGCAGGAGCGCATCACCACTACCCACAAGGGCTCGATCACCTCGGTGCAGGCGATCTATGTGCCGGCCGACGATTTGACGGATCCGGCGCCCGCCACCTCCTTCGCCCATCTCGACGCCACCACGGTGCTGTCGCGCTCGATCGCCGAGAAGGGCATTTATCCTGCCGTCGATCCGCTCGATTCGACCTCGCGCATGCTCTCTCCGCTGGTCGTGGGCGAGGAGCATTACAATGTGGCGCGTCAGGTGCAGCAGATCCTGCAGCGCTACAAGGCGCTCCAGGACATCATCGCGATTCTCGGCATGGACGAGCTCTCCGAAGAGGACAAGGTTGCGGTGGCGCGCGCCCGCAAGATCGAGCGCTTCCTGTCGCAGCCCTTCCATGTCGCCGAGGTGTTCACCGGCACGCCCGGCAAGTTCGTGAACCTCGCCGACACCATCAAGGGCTTCCAGGGCCTTTGCGAAGGCAAATACGACCATCTGCCGGAGCCGGCCTTCTACATGGTCGGCACCATCGAGGAGGCGGTCGAGAAGGCCCAGAAGCTCGCGGCCTCGGCCTGAGTTCGCGGTGATGGCAACCTTCCAGTTCGAGCTCGTCTCGCCGGATCAGCTCCTCTATTCGGCCGAGGTGGAGAGCGTCGTGGTGCCGGGCACCGAGGGCGAGTTCACCGTCCTGCCCAATCACGCCGCGGTCGTCACCTCGCTGCGCAATGGCGGAGTGATCCTGGTCAACGGCGCCGAGTCCTCGAAGGAGTTCGCGGTGTTCGGCGGCATCGCCGAGGTGACCAATTCGAGCCTCACCATCCTCGCCGAGCGCACCACGCCCCTGAAGGACGTGACGACCGAGGTGCTCGACAAGGACATCCTCACGGCCCAGACCTATCTCGAAGCCGCCCGCAACGAGGATGAGAAGCGCGTTCTGAGCGAGAAGATCGCCCAGCTCGAAGAGTTCCGTCACGTCGTGGCATCGCGCCACGCGAGCTGAGACGCTCCTTCTCCCGCGCAAGAGCGGGAGAAGGGAAGCACGGCTCCGGCAAGGACAGCGCGATGACCACAAGCTTCAGCCTCGGC from Rhizobiales bacterium GAS188 includes:
- a CDS encoding DNA-binding transcriptional regulator, PadR family yields the protein MSRKSSNPLALAVLSCLFERPMHPYEMATTLRERHKDESIKLNYGSLYAVVEGLQRRRLIVASETMREGNRPERTVYRLTDAGRVELIDWLSELLSEPTKEFTQFEAGLSLMPVLSPEDVVKLLDERRKRLEIEIAQAASLRGLLSPELPRLFYVEAEYRSRLKEAELAFVRSLIDDIATGKLEGLDLWRGFHTDIAKPEEAPEVPIERESERD
- a CDS encoding chaperonin GroEL — translated: MAAKEVRFSGDARDRMLRGIDILANAVRVTLGPKGRNVVLDKSFGAPRITKDGVTVAKEIELEDKFENMGAQMVREVASKTNDNAGDGTTTATVLAHAIVREGAKYVAAGMNPMDLKRGVDLAVTEAVKAIEKSSKKVKDSHEVAQVGTISANGDTSIGKMIAEAMQKVGNEGVITVEEAKSLETELDVVEGMQFDRGYLSPYFITNAEKMVAELEDPYILIHEKKLSSLQAMLPVLEAVVQTGKPLLIVAEDVEGEALATLVVNKLRGGLKVAAVKAPGFGDRRKAMLEDIAVLTAGEMIAEDLGIKLENVTLQMLGRAKKVRIEKENTTIIDGAGKKVQIQARVAQIKAQIEETTSDYDREKLQERLAKLAGGVAVIRVGGATEVEVKEKKDRVDDALNATRAAVEEGVVPGGGVALLRARRAVATLKSENDDVQAGINIVLKALESPIRQIAENAGVEGSIVVGKISDSKSATFGFNAQTEQYVDMIEAGIIDPAKVVRHALQDAASVASLLITTEAMIADRPKKESAAPAMPGGGGMGGMDF
- a CDS encoding ATP synthase F1 subcomplex alpha subunit, encoding MDIRAAEISAILKEQIKNFGQEAEVSEVGQVLSVGDGIARCYGLDKVQAGEMVEFENGTRGMALNLETDNVGVVIFGSDQEIKEGQTVKRTGAIVDVPVGKGLLGRVVDALGNPIDGKGPIQSSERRRVDVKAPGIIPRKSVHEPMATGLKAIDALIPIGRGQRELIIGDRQTGKTAVALDTILNQKPLNQGNDESQKLYCVYVAIGQKRSTVAQFVKVLEEHGALEYSIIVAATASDPAPMQFLAPFSGCTMGEFFRDNGMHAVMIYDDLSKQAVAYRQMSLLLRRPPGREAYPGDVFYLHSRLLERAAKLNEANKAGSLTALPIIETQANDVSAYIPTNVISITDGQIFLETDLFFQGIRPAVNVGLSVSRVGSSAQTKAMKKVAGKIKGELAQYREMAAFAQFGSDLDATTQRLLNRGARLTELLKQAQFSPLKMEEQVCVIYAGVNGYLDPLALNRVKAFEDGLLATLRSSHADILEDIRATKDLTDATGAKLKGVVESFTKSFA
- a CDS encoding peroxiredoxin, Ohr subfamily, with protein sequence MQPLYHTGATSEGGRNGRANLAEGGLGLAMALPKSMGGNGKGANPEQLFALGYSACFNQAILVVGGQHKVDVQRAEVTVDVDLGKTDAGGFGLSVAIKVRLPGVDAAKAKEIVDGAHKICPYSNATRGNIPVTLEVV
- a CDS encoding aklavinone 12-hydroxylase, whose translation is MSDRTPSVLIIGAGLAGLTAAATLAWRGLRPLLVERHASTSQHPRARSVNFRSMELLRLMGLEDELVAAGGNSMQDFKIVIAESVTGREIKTILPRGAWDTAPFSPARASGAGQDRIEPILRRYAEEHGAQIRVSTELVSLSEDEDGVEALIRDRLSGAEERIRADYVVAADGNRSLVRNLLGIGLNGQGTLSHNMAVVFSADDLPLSQQGMVLYYLQNPGFTGVYISPDLDGRALVSVEYDPARESREDFTKARCVVLIRAALGADQVEPRIIEVIAWEMASQVANRFGTRRVFLAGDAAHTMPPTGGLGGQTAIQDGFDIAWKLAMVLKGEAGSDLLATYAQERQPVGERTVALQTATYAARMRPDRKDLGGENAEADYFGVAFGYRYRSAAILQDGPDDGASSENPMQPSGRPGTRAAHLVLETDGKLVSTLDLIQSGFALLVGPQAQGFEKAGRELAMELPVSVYRIGTDLIECEASFTANFGVGPQGAVLLRPDGFIAWRSVGAVEDATDVLTQALARVLCRPIDRQLLNGVGFDRVGLDRPHLGELQRGAA
- a CDS encoding ATP synthase F1 subcomplex gamma subunit; protein product: MPSLKSLRTRIASVKATQKITKAMQMVAAAKLRRAQLAAEAARPYASRMQRVLTNLASGVPATSAPPLLAGTGSDRRHLFVVCTAERGLCGAFNSSIARLARDRANALIAEGKSVKFICVGKKGFDQLKRQFEKDIHEVVDLRAVKQIGFGNAQAIGQKVIERFENSEYDVATLFYSRFRSVIQQIPTAQRIIPADTSAAEATPDTAAPVNYEFEPDEAEILSSLLPRNVGVQIYRALLENVASEMGAKMSAMDSATRNAGEMIKKQTTLYNRTRQAMITKELIEIISGAEAL
- a CDS encoding ATP synthase F1 subcomplex delta subunit, whose translation is MAQVETSMSGVAGRYAAALFELACESGKTEAVSGDLKRFAGFIDGSADLRRLVASPVFTAEQQQAAVGAILDKAEIGGIAANFIRLVAQKRRLFVLPAMMRAYEALLAAKKGIVPAEVTVAEAMPDQLLAELKSALAKTAGKDVSLAVKINPDIIGGMVVKLGHRMFDASLKTKLNALRVAMREVN
- a CDS encoding PH domain-containing protein, whose translation is MNYVDQSLGEGEVVRHVTRKHWIIFVVPVFQIVIALILAGLGYKIGDIWVWFGWLMKMLGLILLILGALHFLGAWLVRVTTELAVTDRKVIGKWGLIARRTIEQRLQKVDSIEVEQTILGRILGYGTVEVRGSGVSMTPLRLIGDPLTFRRRVEDAMNAAKT
- a CDS encoding ATP synthase F1 subcomplex beta subunit, encoding MAENSIGRVSQVIGAVVDVHFEGHLPAILNSLETDNRGSRLVLEVAQHLGESSVRCVAMDSTEGLVRGQLVKDTGLPITIPVGAGTLGRIMNVIGEPVDEEGPIPHEATRAIHQPAPSYVEQSTEAQILETGIKVVDLLAPYAKGGKIGLFGGAGVGKTVIIQELINNIAKAHGGYSVFAGVGERTREGNDLYHEFIESGVNKKGGGEGSKCALVYGQMNEPPGARARVGLTGLTVAESFRDEGQDVLFFVDNIFRFTQAGSEVSALLGRIPSAVGYQPTLATDMGALQERITTTHKGSITSVQAIYVPADDLTDPAPATSFAHLDATTVLSRSIAEKGIYPAVDPLDSTSRMLSPLVVGEEHYNVARQVQQILQRYKALQDIIAILGMDELSEEDKVAVARARKIERFLSQPFHVAEVFTGTPGKFVNLADTIKGFQGLCEGKYDHLPEPAFYMVGTIEEAVEKAQKLAASA
- a CDS encoding chaperonin GroES, with protein sequence MKFRPLHDRVVVRRLEGEEKTKGGIIIPDTAKEKPQEGEIIAVGSGARDESGKLVPLDVKAGDRILFGKWSGTEVKIDGEDLLIMKESDIMGVLEMSASRKKAA